The Pseudomonas parafulva genome window below encodes:
- a CDS encoding DUF6231 family protein: MTDGFSQRTPQQALAALLERFAPARLLLVGSRFPALDAFAAAHPATQVQVAAPGPLPADLAAQRFDLAVLVDCLEHLPKRSGLELLGGIRNLNASKVAVLADLAACGWHDTDFFALAMSASEKFRRQEQVLSLFTYDLHDYKQVPDWLNAKFWANPQNFGKYWW, from the coding sequence ATGACCGACGGTTTTTCCCAGCGCACTCCGCAACAGGCCCTGGCGGCCCTGCTCGAGCGCTTCGCACCCGCCCGCCTGCTGCTGGTGGGCTCGCGTTTCCCGGCCCTGGACGCCTTTGCCGCCGCACACCCGGCGACCCAGGTGCAGGTAGCCGCGCCGGGGCCGCTGCCCGCCGACTTGGCCGCGCAGCGTTTCGACCTGGCCGTGCTGGTGGACTGCCTGGAGCACCTGCCCAAGCGCAGCGGCCTGGAACTGTTGGGCGGCATCCGCAATCTCAACGCCAGCAAGGTGGCCGTGTTGGCCGACCTGGCCGCCTGCGGCTGGCACGACACCGACTTCTTCGCCCTGGCGATGTCGGCGAGCGAAAAGTTTCGCCGCCAGGAGCAGGTGCTGAGCCTGTTCACCTATGATCTGCATGACTACAAGCAGGTGCCGGACTGGCTCAATGCCAAGTTCTGGGCCAATCCGCAAAACTTCGGCAAGTACTGGTGGTGA
- a CDS encoding OmpA family protein: MSIVRTAIPLVLITGVLTGCAGLQKTDWPKCAAVGGVGGAALGAIESSSWAGWGALLGGGLAAGYCWSHGDGDEDGDGVPDSRDKCPGTPRGVQVDANGCPLQPVVEERVVEEVVVVEREEVIVIRDVHFEFDSARLTATDKERLNSVATRLKQEAPSARLSVTGYTDSVGADGYNQKLSERRAHSVTDYLIGSGIPRDRFVSVVGAGERQPVADNATAEGRALNRRTEIKIQR; the protein is encoded by the coding sequence ATGAGCATAGTACGCACTGCGATACCCCTGGTTCTGATCACCGGTGTGTTGACCGGGTGTGCAGGCCTGCAGAAAACCGACTGGCCGAAATGCGCAGCGGTCGGTGGTGTAGGGGGCGCGGCCCTGGGCGCCATCGAAAGTTCGAGCTGGGCTGGCTGGGGCGCCTTGCTCGGCGGTGGCCTGGCAGCCGGTTACTGCTGGTCCCATGGCGACGGTGACGAAGACGGCGATGGCGTGCCGGACAGCCGCGACAAGTGCCCCGGTACGCCGCGTGGGGTCCAGGTCGACGCCAACGGTTGTCCACTGCAGCCGGTGGTCGAGGAGCGGGTGGTCGAGGAGGTGGTGGTGGTCGAGAGGGAAGAGGTCATCGTCATCCGCGACGTGCACTTCGAGTTCGACTCGGCGCGGCTCACCGCCACCGACAAAGAGCGCCTGAACAGCGTAGCCACCCGCTTGAAGCAAGAGGCGCCCAGCGCCCGCCTGAGCGTCACCGGGTACACCGACAGTGTCGGCGCCGATGGCTACAATCAGAAACTTTCCGAGCGTCGTGCCCATTCGGTGACCGACTACCTGATCGGCAGCGGTATACCGCGTGACCGCTTCGTGTCGGTGGTCGGCGCGGGCGAGCGTCAGCCAGTGGCCGACAACGCCACGGCCGAGGGCCGCGCCCTGAACCGTCGCACCGAGATCAAGATCCAGCGTTGA
- a CDS encoding DUF1145 domain-containing protein — protein sequence MKFILGLGKALTVVFWWVVLVNLTLPQPLPLNLLINAAGAFLLALHLLEVLMFNASLRGRSHRWFDRLQILLTGIFHVMSIPRPLEAPRHA from the coding sequence ATGAAATTCATCTTGGGTCTGGGCAAGGCCCTGACGGTGGTGTTCTGGTGGGTGGTGCTGGTCAATCTGACCCTGCCGCAGCCATTGCCATTGAATCTGTTGATCAATGCAGCCGGTGCGTTCTTGCTGGCCCTGCACCTGCTTGAGGTGCTGATGTTCAATGCCAGTCTTCGCGGGCGCAGTCACCGCTGGTTCGATCGCCTGCAAATCCTGTTGACCGGCATCTTTCACGTCATGTCCATTCCCCGTCCGCTGGAGGCTCCGCGCCATGCGTAA
- a CDS encoding CopD family protein: MLAFALPYTLHVLAALVWVGGMFFAWLILRPAAVVALEGPARLRLWLEVFRRFFGWVWLAVAVLAISGIGMLHLRFGGFDAAPRHVQVMIGGGIAMFALFMRVQALLLPELRTAVQAEDWASGAAVLGRIRRMVGINLLLGVAVVAVASSRLPL, translated from the coding sequence ATGCTTGCCTTTGCCCTGCCCTACACACTGCACGTTCTGGCCGCGTTGGTCTGGGTCGGCGGCATGTTCTTCGCCTGGCTGATACTGCGCCCGGCGGCAGTCGTAGCGCTGGAAGGGCCAGCGCGCCTGCGGCTGTGGCTGGAAGTTTTCCGACGTTTCTTCGGATGGGTCTGGCTGGCCGTGGCGGTGCTGGCGATCAGTGGTATCGGCATGTTGCACCTGCGCTTCGGCGGCTTCGATGCCGCGCCACGCCACGTTCAGGTGATGATCGGCGGCGGCATCGCGATGTTCGCGTTGTTCATGCGCGTGCAGGCGCTGCTGCTCCCGGAGTTGCGCACCGCCGTGCAAGCCGAGGACTGGGCCTCGGGTGCTGCGGTGCTGGGCAGGATCCGACGGATGGTCGGCATCAACCTGCTGCTGGGCGTCGCCGTGGTGGCCGTCGCCAGTTCGCGCCTTCCCCTCTGA
- the dinG gene encoding ATP-dependent DNA helicase DinG — translation MISNELKATIQGAYSRFLEAKSLKPRYGQRLMIAEVAKVLGDIACDEEGRRSGEPAVVAVEAGTGTGKTVAYSLAAIPAAKAAGKRLVIATATVALQEQIVFKDLPDLMRNSGLNFSFALAKGRGRYLCLSKLDVLLQEGHAQSATAQLFEEEGFHIEVDERSQKLFNSMIEKLAGNRWDGDRDSWPETLEDQDWARLTTDHSQCTGRHCPNFQQCVFYKAREGMGKVDVIVTNHDMVLADLALGGGAVLPDPRDTMYVFDEGHHLPDKAIGHFAHYSRLRSTADWLEQTAKNLAKLLAQHPLPGDLGRLIEQVPELAREIRTQQQFMFTLCEQVADFRVGEDMEGRDRPRYRFEGGVVPEQIREVGIELKKGFTRLNDLFTRLADLLKEGMDGEVNIGIASHQAEEWYPLFGSLVTRAQGNWELWTAFTAEDPQDSPPMARWLTLAESGALFDIEVNASPILAAEMLRRNLWHVAYGALVTSATLTALGKFDRFRMRSGLPRDAVTCVVPSPFVHGDAGLLRVPDLGADPRDAAGHTAAIIRELPAIVEDARGALVLFSSRKQMQDVFDGLDRDWRKLVLIQGNLSKQETLNKHKARVDDGQHSVLFGLASFAEGVDLPGAYCEHVVIAKIPFAVPDDPVEAALAEWIEARGGNPFMEIAVPDASLRLIQACGRLLRTEQDRGVITLLDRRLVTQRYGKAILNALPPFRREIQ, via the coding sequence ATGATCAGCAATGAACTAAAAGCCACCATCCAGGGCGCCTACTCGCGTTTTCTCGAAGCCAAAAGCCTCAAGCCTCGCTACGGCCAGCGCCTGATGATCGCCGAAGTGGCCAAGGTGCTCGGCGATATCGCTTGTGACGAGGAAGGTCGTCGATCTGGTGAACCCGCCGTGGTGGCGGTCGAGGCCGGCACCGGTACCGGCAAGACGGTCGCCTACAGCCTCGCCGCGATCCCCGCTGCCAAGGCTGCGGGCAAGCGTCTGGTGATTGCCACCGCCACCGTCGCCTTGCAGGAGCAGATCGTCTTCAAGGACCTTCCCGACCTGATGCGCAACAGCGGCCTGAATTTCAGCTTCGCGCTGGCCAAAGGGCGGGGCCGCTACCTGTGCCTGTCCAAACTCGACGTGCTGCTGCAGGAAGGCCACGCGCAGTCGGCCACCGCTCAGTTGTTCGAAGAGGAAGGTTTCCACATCGAGGTGGATGAGCGCAGCCAGAAGCTGTTCAACAGCATGATCGAGAAGCTTGCCGGCAACCGCTGGGATGGCGACCGCGACAGTTGGCCCGAAACCCTCGAGGACCAGGACTGGGCGCGCCTGACCACCGACCACAGCCAGTGCACTGGCCGGCATTGCCCGAATTTTCAGCAGTGTGTCTTCTATAAAGCCCGCGAAGGCATGGGTAAGGTCGACGTCATCGTCACCAACCATGACATGGTTCTTGCCGACCTGGCGCTCGGTGGCGGTGCAGTGCTGCCCGACCCACGCGACACGATGTACGTGTTCGACGAAGGCCACCACCTGCCGGACAAGGCTATCGGCCATTTCGCCCACTATTCGCGTCTGCGCTCCACCGCCGACTGGCTGGAGCAGACCGCCAAGAACCTGGCCAAGCTGTTGGCCCAGCACCCGCTGCCAGGCGACCTTGGCCGGCTGATCGAGCAGGTGCCGGAGTTGGCGCGGGAAATCCGCACCCAGCAGCAGTTCATGTTCACCCTGTGCGAACAGGTAGCCGACTTCCGCGTGGGCGAAGACATGGAGGGCCGTGACCGACCGCGCTATCGCTTCGAGGGTGGCGTGGTGCCCGAGCAGATCCGCGAGGTGGGCATCGAGCTGAAGAAAGGCTTCACCCGGCTCAATGACCTGTTCACCCGCTTGGCCGACCTGCTCAAGGAAGGCATGGATGGCGAGGTCAACATCGGCATCGCCAGTCACCAGGCCGAAGAGTGGTACCCGCTGTTCGGCAGCCTGGTGACCCGCGCCCAGGGTAATTGGGAGCTGTGGACGGCGTTCACTGCCGAAGATCCGCAGGACAGTCCGCCCATGGCGCGCTGGTTGACCCTCGCCGAAAGCGGCGCGCTGTTCGACATCGAAGTCAATGCCAGCCCGATCCTGGCCGCCGAGATGCTGCGGCGCAATCTCTGGCATGTCGCCTACGGTGCCTTGGTCACCTCGGCGACGTTGACGGCGCTCGGCAAGTTCGACCGGTTCCGCATGCGCTCGGGGCTGCCCCGCGATGCCGTCACCTGCGTGGTGCCCAGTCCCTTCGTGCACGGCGATGCCGGTCTGCTGCGCGTACCGGACCTGGGCGCCGACCCGCGCGATGCCGCCGGGCATACCGCAGCCATCATCCGCGAACTGCCGGCGATCGTCGAAGACGCGCGCGGTGCGCTGGTGCTGTTCTCGTCGCGCAAGCAGATGCAGGATGTGTTCGACGGCCTGGACCGCGACTGGCGCAAGCTGGTGCTGATCCAGGGCAACCTGTCCAAGCAGGAAACCCTGAACAAGCACAAGGCGCGGGTCGACGACGGCCAGCACAGTGTCCTGTTCGGCCTCGCCAGCTTTGCCGAAGGGGTCGACCTGCCAGGTGCCTACTGCGAGCACGTGGTCATCGCCAAGATCCCATTTGCGGTGCCCGACGACCCGGTTGAAGCCGCGCTCGCCGAATGGATCGAGGCCCGTGGCGGCAATCCGTTCATGGAAATTGCCGTGCCCGATGCCTCGCTGCGCCTGATCCAGGCGTGCGGTCGCCTGCTGCGTACCGAGCAGGACCGCGGCGTCATCACCTTGCTCGACCGGCGTTTGGTCACCCAGCGCTACGGCAAGGCTATCCTCAATGCACTACCGCCCTTCCGGCGGGAGATTCAGTAA
- a CDS encoding beta-galactosidase — MIRRTLPVVLTLLCSTGVLAEQQTLFSFVRPTSMVTVTTEDTGMPQYNAEQTAEGEVLRRVVFNPVAHPTLRLSPQTGVWDWSAGQFLTLRLQSAQDWALTVDVTVTGGDGRSLVSRIDLPAGPAQTVMVPLKASSPLSQGMRAGPPMPWSYDGQRLLLTSSSGELDLKQVASVSLSIPQPKVAQNLLVEKLGLESDDRAVRAAYSELIDAYGQSTRSRWPEKIASDEQLKAADVREQQQLKRWLGEREQQSLDLYGGVIAGPAFEAQGFFRTEKRDGRWYLVTPQGHAFYSLGVNAVSADGGRTYVAGRETMFKGLPAQGEALSAFYGEGNNDDGNASSQGRGFKQGRWFDFYAANLQRTYAKPCTPVAESQGPADCATATLDATRWQTHSLDRLLAWGFNTLGNWSDPALGEAQRVPYTLPLSIVGDYASISTGMDWWGRMPDPFDPRFAMATERAVAIATRDHRDDPWLIGYFADNELAWAAPGDDPKARYGLAFGTLRLTTDVPAKRAFLKQLRDKYRNQEGLSKAWGIELKAWELMEDPGFEAPLPNAEHPEIERDYQYFQQVFAQTYFKTISDALKWHAPNHLLLGGRYAISTPEAVEACAEFCDVISFNFYTLKPQDGYDFARLAELDKPVLVSEFQFGSRDRGPFWPGPLEVAREEDRGPAYSNFLKAALAQPMIVGAHWFQYLDQPASGRLLDGENGHLGLVAITDVAYPGFVEAVRKSNRETLEEVRRMLESKTR, encoded by the coding sequence ATGATCCGCCGCACCCTGCCCGTTGTCCTTACCCTGTTGTGCAGCACTGGCGTGCTGGCTGAGCAGCAGACGCTGTTCAGCTTCGTGCGTCCGACCTCGATGGTGACGGTCACCACCGAAGATACCGGCATGCCGCAATACAATGCGGAACAGACGGCCGAGGGCGAGGTGCTTCGACGCGTGGTGTTCAACCCGGTGGCGCATCCTACCCTGCGCCTGAGTCCCCAGACTGGCGTGTGGGACTGGTCGGCTGGGCAGTTCCTGACGCTGCGCCTGCAGAGTGCCCAGGACTGGGCGCTGACCGTGGATGTGACGGTCACGGGCGGTGACGGCCGCAGCCTGGTCAGCCGTATCGATCTGCCGGCAGGCCCGGCGCAAACGGTGATGGTGCCGCTCAAGGCCAGTTCGCCGCTCAGCCAGGGCATGCGCGCCGGTCCGCCGATGCCCTGGAGTTACGACGGCCAACGTCTGCTGTTGACCAGTAGCAGCGGCGAGCTGGACCTCAAACAGGTGGCGTCGGTCAGCTTGAGCATTCCCCAGCCCAAGGTCGCGCAGAACCTGCTGGTGGAAAAGCTCGGCCTGGAGAGCGACGACCGCGCAGTGCGTGCGGCCTACAGCGAGTTGATCGATGCCTATGGTCAGTCCACTCGCAGTCGCTGGCCAGAAAAGATCGCCAGCGACGAGCAACTCAAGGCAGCCGATGTCCGCGAACAGCAGCAACTCAAACGTTGGCTGGGCGAGCGCGAGCAACAGTCGCTCGACCTTTATGGCGGCGTGATCGCCGGTCCGGCCTTCGAGGCCCAAGGCTTCTTCAGAACCGAAAAGCGCGATGGGCGCTGGTATCTGGTCACGCCGCAAGGCCATGCGTTCTATTCCCTGGGCGTCAATGCCGTGTCTGCGGACGGTGGGCGCACCTACGTCGCTGGACGGGAAACGATGTTCAAGGGCCTGCCGGCGCAGGGCGAGGCACTCTCGGCATTCTATGGTGAAGGCAACAATGACGATGGCAACGCGTCTTCCCAGGGGCGCGGCTTCAAGCAAGGCCGCTGGTTCGACTTCTACGCGGCCAACCTGCAGCGCACCTACGCCAAGCCCTGCACGCCGGTCGCCGAGAGTCAAGGGCCCGCCGACTGTGCGACTGCGACTCTCGATGCGACGCGCTGGCAAACCCATAGCCTCGACCGGTTGCTGGCCTGGGGTTTCAATACCTTGGGTAACTGGAGCGATCCAGCGTTGGGTGAGGCGCAGAGGGTGCCTTACACCCTGCCACTGTCGATTGTCGGTGACTACGCCAGCATTAGTACGGGCATGGACTGGTGGGGCCGCATGCCCGATCCGTTCGACCCGCGCTTTGCCATGGCCACCGAGCGGGCGGTGGCCATCGCGACCCGCGACCACCGCGACGATCCTTGGCTGATCGGCTATTTCGCCGACAACGAGCTGGCCTGGGCCGCGCCTGGCGACGATCCCAAGGCGCGTTATGGCTTGGCCTTCGGTACGCTTCGGCTGACCACCGATGTGCCCGCCAAGCGCGCGTTCCTCAAGCAGTTGCGCGACAAGTACCGCAACCAGGAGGGTCTGTCGAAAGCCTGGGGCATCGAGCTCAAGGCCTGGGAACTGATGGAAGACCCAGGCTTCGAGGCGCCGTTGCCCAATGCCGAGCATCCGGAGATCGAGCGTGACTATCAGTACTTCCAGCAGGTGTTCGCCCAGACCTACTTCAAGACCATCTCCGATGCCCTGAAGTGGCATGCGCCCAATCACCTGCTGCTGGGTGGGCGCTATGCGATCAGCACACCGGAAGCGGTCGAGGCATGCGCCGAATTCTGCGATGTCATCAGTTTCAACTTCTATACCCTCAAGCCCCAGGACGGCTATGACTTCGCGCGTCTGGCCGAGTTGGACAAGCCGGTACTGGTCTCGGAGTTCCAGTTCGGCTCGCGCGACCGTGGTCCGTTCTGGCCTGGGCCGCTGGAAGTGGCGCGGGAAGAGGATCGAGGTCCGGCCTACAGCAATTTCCTCAAGGCCGCGCTGGCCCAGCCAATGATCGTCGGGGCGCATTGGTTCCAGTACCTGGATCAGCCCGCCAGTGGTCGGCTGCTCGATGGTGAGAACGGCCATCTCGGGCTGGTGGCCATCACCGATGTCGCCTATCCGGGCTTCGTCGAAGCGGTGCGCAAGAGCAATCGGGAAACCCTCGAGGAGGTGCGTCGAATGCTGGAGTCCAAGACGCGCTGA
- a CDS encoding EstA family serine hydrolase codes for MHIQGHFELKFEAVRDAFAALFEDSQERGAALCIQVGGETVIDLWAGTADKDGQQAWHSDTLANLFSCTKTFTAVTALQLVGEGKLALDAPVARYWPEFAQAGKEGITLRHLLSHRAGLPAIRHLLPAEALYDWSFMVDTLAAEAPWWTPGTEHGYAAITYGWLIGELIRRADGRGPGDSIVARTARPLGLDFHVGLDDAEFHRVAHIARGKGNPGDAAAQRLLQVTMREPQALSTRAFTNPPAILTSTNKPEWRRMQQPAANGHGNARSLAGFYAGLLDGSLLESELLDELTREHSLGQDRTLLTQTRFGLGCMLDQPQVANATFGLGARAFGHPGAGGSVGFADPEYDVAFGFVTNTLGPYVLMDPRAQKLVRVLSNCL; via the coding sequence GTGCACATTCAGGGTCACTTTGAGCTGAAGTTCGAGGCAGTGCGCGACGCCTTTGCCGCCTTGTTCGAGGATTCCCAGGAGCGTGGTGCGGCGCTGTGCATTCAGGTGGGCGGAGAGACCGTCATCGACCTGTGGGCGGGCACAGCCGACAAGGACGGGCAGCAGGCTTGGCACAGTGACACCCTTGCTAACCTGTTTTCCTGTACCAAGACCTTCACCGCAGTAACCGCGCTGCAGTTGGTCGGCGAGGGCAAGCTGGCACTGGATGCCCCTGTGGCCCGTTACTGGCCCGAGTTTGCCCAGGCTGGCAAGGAAGGCATCACGCTGCGCCATCTGCTCAGTCACCGTGCCGGCCTGCCAGCCATCCGTCATCTGCTGCCGGCCGAGGCGCTCTACGACTGGTCGTTCATGGTCGATACCCTGGCGGCCGAGGCGCCTTGGTGGACACCGGGCACTGAGCATGGCTATGCCGCCATCACCTACGGCTGGCTGATCGGCGAACTGATCCGGCGCGCCGACGGTCGCGGCCCGGGCGATTCGATCGTGGCCCGCACAGCGCGTCCTCTGGGTCTGGATTTCCATGTGGGCTTGGACGATGCCGAATTCCACCGTGTCGCGCATATCGCTCGCGGCAAGGGCAACCCCGGGGACGCCGCTGCCCAGCGCTTGCTGCAGGTGACGATGCGTGAGCCGCAGGCGCTGTCCACCCGCGCTTTCACCAATCCCCCGGCGATTCTCACCAGCACCAACAAGCCCGAGTGGCGCCGCATGCAGCAACCGGCTGCCAATGGCCACGGCAATGCGCGCAGCCTGGCTGGTTTCTACGCCGGTCTGCTCGATGGCAGTCTGCTGGAGTCGGAGCTGCTCGACGAGTTGACCCGCGAGCACAGCCTTGGCCAGGACCGGACGCTGCTGACCCAGACCCGCTTCGGCCTGGGCTGCATGCTCGACCAGCCCCAGGTCGCCAACGCCACGTTCGGGCTGGGCGCACGGGCGTTCGGTCATCCCGGCGCAGGTGGTTCGGTCGGTTTTGCCGACCCGGAGTACGACGTGGCGTTCGGCTTTGTCACCAACACCCTCGGGCCTTACGTGCTGATGGATCCGCGGGCGCAGAAACTGGTGCGGGTACTGTCCAATTGCCTTTGA
- a CDS encoding OmpA family protein — MSSHKTLALALCLAMTGCASQTPDGSKSAALSWWPFGSDKVADQEVKAAVTEKVAKADAKSEGGSHWWWPFGSSEKQAEAPVVPKIDQKATQAWLDAYEPKLREAAKDSKLEVERREDVLVVILPVDGSYNPDRPNMLLPVTLGPITRVAKIVEGDPKTAVLVLGHADTSGVAVANQKLSLERAASVSAIFRLSGLQRDRLNLKGMGAVMPRAANDSVEGRALNRRVEMLLTPQNTMLALLAKYQQAAPAPMAAPAAMVAAQDAKAPVKAAAAKPAAKPATKAAAKPAAKKTASKAAAKPAAKKAAAKPAAKKATTTTDKKVAANSPAKTN; from the coding sequence ATGTCTTCACACAAAACCTTAGCACTCGCCCTGTGCCTGGCCATGACCGGCTGCGCCAGCCAAACCCCGGATGGCTCCAAGAGCGCGGCCCTGAGCTGGTGGCCGTTTGGTTCGGACAAGGTCGCTGACCAGGAAGTGAAAGCGGCGGTCACCGAGAAGGTTGCGAAAGCTGACGCCAAGTCCGAGGGCGGCAGTCACTGGTGGTGGCCGTTTGGCTCGAGCGAGAAGCAGGCTGAAGCGCCAGTCGTACCGAAGATCGACCAGAAGGCCACCCAGGCCTGGCTGGATGCGTACGAACCCAAGCTGCGCGAAGCCGCCAAGGACAGCAAGCTGGAGGTGGAGCGTCGTGAAGATGTACTGGTCGTGATCCTGCCGGTCGACGGTTCGTACAACCCAGATCGACCCAATATGCTGCTCCCCGTCACGCTCGGCCCTATCACCCGTGTGGCCAAGATTGTCGAAGGCGATCCCAAGACCGCAGTGCTGGTGCTCGGCCACGCCGACACCAGCGGTGTTGCCGTCGCCAACCAGAAACTCAGCCTGGAGCGCGCGGCCTCGGTATCGGCTATTTTCCGTTTGAGCGGCCTGCAGCGTGATCGCCTCAACCTCAAGGGCATGGGTGCGGTCATGCCGCGTGCAGCCAATGACAGTGTCGAGGGCCGGGCGCTGAACCGCCGTGTCGAGATGCTGCTGACCCCGCAGAACACCATGCTGGCGCTGCTCGCCAAGTATCAGCAGGCAGCCCCAGCGCCTATGGCTGCTCCGGCGGCAATGGTTGCGGCGCAAGACGCCAAAGCGCCAGTCAAGGCCGCTGCGGCCAAGCCAGCCGCCAAACCTGCGACCAAGGCCGCCGCCAAGCCTGCTGCGAAGAAGACTGCGAGCAAGGCTGCTGCCAAGCCCGCCGCTAAGAAGGCGGCTGCAAAACCCGCCGCGAAAAAGGCGACCACTACTACGGACAAGAAAGTCGCCGCCAATAGCCCTGCGAAGACCAACTGA
- the pdxH gene encoding pyridoxamine 5'-phosphate oxidase: MTQSLADMRRDYTRDGLAEEQAPAEPFALFHHWFGDAVKTEQPPVEANAMTLATVDGQGRPHCRVLLLKGLDERGFTFFTNYESAKGQQLLVNPFAAMTFFWPALERQVRIEGRVEKVSAKESDDYYQVRPLGSRLGAWASPQSRVIADRAELEGLVKATEARFSDTQPHCPEHWGGYRLLPERIEFWQGRSSRLHDRLNYRWIDGVWQRERLAP, from the coding sequence ATGACCCAATCCCTGGCCGATATGCGGCGCGACTACACCCGTGATGGCCTGGCCGAAGAGCAGGCCCCGGCCGAGCCCTTCGCCTTGTTCCACCACTGGTTCGGCGATGCGGTGAAGACCGAGCAGCCGCCAGTGGAGGCCAACGCCATGACGCTGGCCACGGTCGATGGTCAGGGGCGCCCGCATTGCCGGGTGTTGCTGCTCAAAGGGCTCGATGAGCGCGGGTTCACTTTTTTCACCAACTACGAGAGCGCCAAGGGCCAGCAACTGCTGGTCAATCCTTTTGCGGCCATGACCTTTTTCTGGCCTGCGCTGGAGCGTCAAGTGCGCATCGAGGGGCGAGTGGAAAAGGTCTCGGCGAAGGAGTCGGACGATTACTACCAAGTGCGTCCTCTGGGTAGTCGCCTGGGTGCCTGGGCGTCGCCGCAAAGCCGGGTGATCGCTGACCGTGCCGAGCTCGAAGGCTTGGTCAAGGCTACCGAAGCGCGGTTCTCCGACACTCAGCCGCACTGTCCGGAACACTGGGGCGGCTATCGTTTGCTGCCTGAGCGCATCGAATTCTGGCAAGGCCGTTCGAGCCGTTTGCACGATCGTTTGAACTACCGCTGGATCGACGGTGTGTGGCAGCGAGAGCGTCTGGCGCCTTGA
- a CDS encoding glycine zipper 2TM domain-containing protein, which produces MRKSVLLMASFTTMALLLGGCQSSLTGDSYSRDEARRVQTVRMGTIESLRPVKIEGSKTPIGGGAGAIVGGVAGSAVGGGRGSIVAAVIGAVAGGLAGSAAEEGLTRTQGVEITVREDDGSMRAYVQQVQQNEIFRVGERVRIMTVDGTSRVTH; this is translated from the coding sequence ATGCGTAAATCCGTTCTGCTGATGGCCAGCTTCACCACCATGGCGCTGCTGCTCGGCGGTTGCCAGTCGAGCCTGACCGGCGACAGCTATTCCCGTGACGAGGCCCGCCGTGTGCAAACCGTGCGCATGGGCACCATCGAATCCCTGCGTCCGGTGAAGATCGAAGGCAGCAAGACGCCGATCGGTGGTGGCGCAGGTGCCATCGTCGGTGGTGTTGCAGGCAGCGCAGTCGGCGGCGGTCGTGGCAGCATCGTCGCTGCGGTGATTGGTGCAGTGGCCGGTGGCCTGGCGGGTTCTGCCGCCGAAGAGGGCTTGACCCGCACTCAAGGTGTCGAAATCACCGTGCGTGAAGACGACGGCAGCATGCGAGCCTATGTGCAGCAAGTGCAGCAGAACGAGATCTTCCGCGTTGGCGAGCGCGTGCGCATCATGACGGTCGATGGCACCAGTCGCGTTACCCACTGA
- the nhaA gene encoding Na+/H+ antiporter NhaA: protein MRSLINRFLQLESASGLLLITAAVIALIVNNSSLSPWYVSFLDVPVAVQISDLLIAKPLLLWINDGLMALFFLLIGLEVKREVFQGQLSKPSQIILPATAAVGGMLVPALIYWFINRDNPATLAGWAIPTATDIAFALGVLALLGKRVPVSLKLFLMTLAIIDDLGAIIIIALFYSGALSSLALSLAGACLLVLLGMNRLGVKRLAPYLIVGLVLWVCVLKSGIHATLAGVMLAMFIPLRGRDDKTASPLITLEHALHPWVAYAILPLFAFANAGVSLVGVTAQSFIHSVPLGVAIGLVLGKTVGVFGLTWVAIKLRLASLPAGANWGQVFGVAILCGIGFTMSLFVGSLAFPSGVSEYAGEDRMGILTGSFFAALIGYAVTAAASRQRDPATATP from the coding sequence GTGCGCAGTCTTATCAATCGCTTCCTTCAGCTGGAATCCGCCAGCGGCCTGCTGCTGATCACTGCAGCGGTCATTGCCCTGATCGTCAACAACTCTTCACTCTCGCCGTGGTACGTCAGTTTTCTCGACGTGCCGGTGGCCGTGCAGATCAGCGACCTGCTTATCGCCAAGCCCCTGCTGCTGTGGATCAACGATGGCCTCATGGCACTGTTCTTCCTGCTGATCGGCCTGGAGGTCAAGCGAGAAGTCTTCCAGGGCCAGCTGTCCAAGCCATCGCAAATCATTCTTCCAGCGACCGCAGCCGTCGGCGGCATGCTGGTGCCCGCCTTGATCTACTGGTTCATCAACCGCGACAACCCTGCCACGTTGGCGGGTTGGGCAATCCCCACGGCGACCGATATCGCCTTCGCCCTCGGCGTGCTGGCACTGCTCGGCAAGCGCGTACCTGTGTCGCTGAAACTGTTCCTGATGACGCTGGCAATCATCGATGACCTGGGCGCGATCATCATCATCGCCCTGTTCTATTCCGGCGCCCTTTCGAGTCTGGCGCTGAGCCTGGCAGGCGCGTGTCTGCTAGTACTGCTGGGGATGAATCGGCTGGGGGTCAAACGCTTGGCACCCTACCTGATCGTCGGCCTGGTGCTGTGGGTCTGCGTGCTGAAAAGCGGCATCCATGCCACGCTTGCGGGCGTCATGTTGGCGATGTTCATCCCGCTGCGGGGCCGCGACGACAAAACCGCCTCGCCGCTGATCACGCTGGAACATGCACTACACCCTTGGGTGGCCTATGCGATCCTTCCCTTGTTCGCCTTCGCCAACGCCGGGGTTTCGCTGGTCGGTGTAACGGCTCAGAGCTTCATCCACTCCGTGCCGCTGGGCGTAGCCATCGGCCTGGTGCTGGGCAAAACGGTCGGTGTGTTCGGCCTTACTTGGGTCGCCATAAAGCTGCGCCTGGCTTCGCTGCCAGCAGGCGCCAATTGGGGCCAGGTTTTCGGTGTAGCCATCTTGTGCGGGATCGGATTCACAATGAGCCTGTTCGTCGGATCCCTGGCCTTCCCTTCAGGGGTGAGCGAATATGCGGGCGAGGATCGAATGGGCATTCTGACCGGCTCGTTCTTCGCGGCGTTGATCGGCTACGCCGTCACGGCGGCAGCCAGTCGCCAGCGCGATCCTGCAACGGCCACGCCCTGA